A single Nicotiana tabacum cultivar K326 chromosome 5, ASM71507v2, whole genome shotgun sequence DNA region contains:
- the LOC107828064 gene encoding uncharacterized protein LOC107828064 yields MDETFIQRKRTAAVVGSMAIPKYYDPKTVYTPKDIQTDMLSEHGVNLSYMQAWRAKEKALQFLRGNLADSYSKLPKYFYILEETYHGSVVKLKKTTDEYFLYAFVAICTSISGWQHCRPVVVVDGTFLKSAYRGIMLTASTIDAADKNKSILKATSIVYPGMTHYSCMWHIWTNIRSKFKKGHLQLYELYFATARSYTLDEFNERMSKIEEVDPRVKSYLYDIGYHRWSRVHATVNRTWTMTSNIAESLKAVTKDARELPIFDLLEYMRTLLERWTNEKLLKAKGTFTFLGSKFNKELENNRTLSQKLRVRASTDHIHTVLDGVKRYIVCLENKKCSCGQFQLKELPCTHDLAALMHRNETYENYCSPYYTRESLLRTYEIPVNPLPDESKWNVPQHILDEVVNPPMGDKRQPGRHRKERYKTYDEIKSKKYKVSCGNCGGEGHNKRSCKNAPKKK; encoded by the exons ATGGATGAAACATTCATACAGCGCAAACGTACTGCAGCTGTAGTTGGTAGTATGGCCATTCCAAAGTATTATGATCCTAAGACTGTTTACACACCAAAGGACATACAAACTGACATGTTATCTGAACACGGAGTGAACCTAAGCTACATGCAAGcatggagagcaaaggaaaaggctTTACAGTTTTTGAGAGGGAATCTGGCTGACTCCTACAGCaaattacccaaatatttttatattcttgagGAGACTTATCATGGTTCGGTTGTTAAATTGAAGAAGACAACAGATGAATACTTCTTATACGCATTTGTTGCTATTTGTACATCAATAAGTGGTTGGCAACATTGTAGGCCAGTAGTAGTGGTTGATGGGACATTCTTAAAGTCAGCCTACAGGGGGATTATGCTGACAGCAAGCACCATAGATGCAGCAG ATAAGAATAAGAGTATACTGAAGGCAACATCAATTGTCTATCCGGGCATGACACACTACtcttgcatgtggcatatttggacaaatataaggTCAAAATTCAAGAAGGGTCATCTACAATTATATGAATTGTACTTTGCTACAGCACGATCATACACTctggatgaatttaatgaaaggatgTCGAAGATTGAAGAGGTAGACCCGCGTGTGAAATCTTACTTATATGATATTGGCTATCATAGATGGTCAAGAGTACATGCAACAGTGAATAGAACGTGGACAATGACATCAAATATTGCAGAGTCGTTGAAAGCTGTAACAAAAGATGCAAGAGAGCTGCCGATATTTGACCTTTTAGAGTATATGCGAACACTGCTAGAACGTTGGACCAACGAGAAGTTATTGAAGGCGAAGGGTACTTTCACATTTCTTGGGTCCAAATTCAACAAAGAATTAGAGAACAACAGAACATTATCTCAGAAGCTTAGG gtgagggcttcaacaGATCATATACATACTGTGTTAGATGGTGTGAAGCGGTACATTGTGTGTCTAGAAAACAAAAAATGTAGCTGTGGCCAATTCCAACTTAAAGAACTTCCATGTACGCATGATTTGGCAGCATTAATGCACAGGAATGAAACATATGAAAACTATTGCTCTCCGTATTACACAAGGGAGAGCCTTCTGCGTACGTATGAAATACCAGTAAATCCTCTTCCTGATGAAAGCAAATGGAATGTGCCACAACATATTTTGGATGAGGTAGTAAATCCACCGATGGGAGATAAAAGGCAGCCAGGGAGACATCGAAAGGAAAGATATAAAACATATGATGAAATAAAGTCAAAGAAATACAAGGTGTCATGTGGAAATTGTGGAGgtgaagggcataacaaaagatcttgcaaGAATGCGCCCAAGAAGAAATGA
- the LOC107828068 gene encoding transcription factor ORG3-like, with product MLAVSSSNNFGWLLEDPISYELNMTTSSDSVAALHPSSQTRLLEHCDSKKFDQINNDDQPDQMVKKLNHNASERDRRKKINSLYSSLRSLLPASDHAKKLSIPSTISRVLKYIPELQNEVEKLIEKKEDLTSRTISNKENSADFNKQKRRGGNDSSSLVISASEVGDKEVVIQISTLKINKGSFAEAVSDLEDEGLLLLNSSSFETFEDRVFHTLHFQVQGTMVVELDTLRDKLSSYFQKEDKL from the exons ATGCTagctgtttcttcttcaaataaCTTTGGCTGGCTTTTGGAGGATCCCATAAGCTATGAACTAAACATGACTACTTCATCAGATTCAGTTGCTGCCCTTCATCCATCATCTCAAACAAGACTTCTTGAACACTGTGATTCCAAGAAATTTGATCAGATTAATAATGATGATCAACCTGATCAGATGGTGAAGAAGCTCAATCACAATGCTAGTGAGCGCGATCGCAGAAAAAAAATCAATAGCTTATATTCCTCTCTTCGTTCTTTGCTTCCAGCTTCTGATCATGCG AAAAAACTAAGCATTCCATCGACAATATCAAGAGTGCTAAAATACATACCAGAGTTACAAAATGAAGTGGAAAAACTAATTGAGAAGAAAGAAGATCTTACATCGAGAACCATCTCTAATAAAGAAAATTCAGCTGATTTTAACAAGCAAAAAAGAAGAGGAGGAAATGACAGCTCTTCATTAGTTATTTCAGCAAGTGAAGTTGGTGATAAAGAGGTAGTTATTCAGATATCTACTTTGAAGATCAATAAAGGTTCATTTGCTGAGGCTGTATCAGACTTAGAGGATGAAGGACTTCTTCTACTAAATTCATCTTCTTTTGAAACTTTTGAAGATAGAGTCTTCCATACCTTGCATTTTCAG GTTCAAGGAACAATGGTAGTTGAGCTTGATACGTTACGAGACAAGCTATCATCGTATTTTCAGAAGGAAGACAAATTATAA